The genome window ATtcattacggagtataaaactagaacaaaaattaaaacaaaataaacaaataagcttCAAAAAGAGGATTGCAATCTATACCGTATGGACCAATTGACTATAATAGCAGTTCACCTCACGTTaaaacaaatacaattacataaagGGCAAGAGAGAGAGCATTCAATCTTTCAAGCTGTATTTCTAGTTCTACCAAAAAATAGATCCAGACTGTTTACATGACAACTCAAGAAGGATCCTTTGCTTTGCTACATTGCCTACATACAGAGAATCAGAATTGTccttttttataaagttttagagATTCAACTAGTTCCAAATTAAGCTCAAATATCTTAAGCATTTTGAATCTCTTAAATAGAACTTTTATAAACCAAATCAGCATAAGAATCTGAGATTTTGAAGTACAGACCTAGATTAAATCATAATAGTTAACTCCCAAAAAATGCAAAATCACAAAATTGGAGTGacaagaaatataaaaaaatctcGACAATTACAGGATTAGGTTTAACTTCTAATGCAAAATCACAAAAATGGAGTGACAGGATTAGATTAATTAAGGTTTAACTCACAATCAACACCATATTAATACAGTAACCAATAGGACTCACAGTTCATAAAAAACTACCGATCAGGGCAAGTGCGACAGAAAAAGGTACCCTGAGACAATTCGCAGCAAGAGCGCGCCTCCACTTCGATGTGCGAAGTCAAGCGAGCCGCCGCCAGCGCGCTGTGCAGCGGCAGTAGCGATTGAGTACAACCTAATATTCCATTAGTCCTATATATAACAGGATAATCACCACAATTTTAGCGAGCTCAAAATTGAATGCAACTAATAAGAGATTAGTTCAGAGGGAGAGGAACCTGGGTAGAATGCCGGAAAGAAGACGGCGAGATTGAAGGCGCTGGCCGAGAAGCGTTGGTGAGCGGAGGAGGGAAATGGATGGCGTCGACCGGGGAGTAGCCGTCCTTGCTGTAGACAGAAGAGCCCGAGAGAGCGATCCGTAGCGCCCAGCCATTGCTATTCCAAGGTTTTAGACGCTCCAACTTCCAACTGAATCAGGGTTTAGCCCTACACAGTTAGTCAGTTACAGTACCATCATTGGAGATTTGGAGTAACCTTGAAAAATGAATGCCGCCTACCCCATAAGCCCAAACTTTGTTGGGTTGCTTATAAGCCCAAATTAGAATCTAATTCACTGATTAGTCATTTTTGACATTTGGGCCATTTGCCCAACTAAGCCcaacttcctttttttttttttttttttatcaattggCTACGATTAGAATCTAATTAGAATCTAATTGAATCGTAGCCATTTGGGCCATTTGCCCAACTAAGCCCAACAAATCGTCTCCGGCcggaagtgttttttttttttaatttttaatttttaatttttaattttaattaattattttatttaaaattatcttaaaatattaattttaaaattgataaccggcaaagcaggtaaaacaagtcattttggatcaaattgtatgattttgtgtagttcagggatccaattgcattgtttttgagttcgatgggctaattgcattttggtgtgtagttcagtggctaatttgaGTCTTATTCCTTTTGAAAGTGACAAATTGTTTCCCTCTTTATTAAATATGTGTTTGGACTGTTAAAAATAAAGGCAATATATGTATTTCAAGTCACTTtccttctccaacaaattatt of Ipomoea triloba cultivar NCNSP0323 chromosome 3, ASM357664v1 contains these proteins:
- the LOC116013944 gene encoding uncharacterized protein LOC116013944, translating into MAGRYGSLSRALLSTARTATPRSTPSISLLRSPTLLGQRLQSRRLLSGILPRTNGILGCTQSLLPLHSALAAARLTSHIEVEARSCCELSQGT